The sequence CAGTTATAATACAAGTGAGCAGCTAGTCGTCACTATGCAGCCGAATCTTGTCATTGAGGGCGACACTGTCGTCGTACCGGCAGGAGAGGTTGTCAAAGGGGATGTGGTCGTCAAGAACGGCGACCTGCGGATCGAAGGGGAAGTCGACGGGAATGTCACCGTTATCCGCGGAGAGAAGTATATGGCATCGACAGCAGTCGTGACTGGCAATATTGAGGAAATCGATAAGCTGTTCGACTGGCTCTGGTACAAAATCAAAACCGCATTCAAAGGGCTTGTTCCTGAGGAGACGGAACAACCGGATTCAGACTGACCGACGGGCATGGGCCTGTCGGTTTTTTCGCGGAACTTACATTGGGACTGCACCGTCTGAATACAATACCGCAAGAGCTGTATGGTATACTGAACATACATTGGAAATTTGTCTGTAAAGGTAGGGGAAGCGCATGCCGGATTGGGGAATGATCACAGATATGAACGCAGTGGAAGTATTGAAATCCATTTTGGATGTGCTTCTCGTCTGGTTTGTGGTTTATAAGCTCATCACAATCATCAAAGGAACGAAAGCGGTCCAGCTCCTGAAAGGGATCTTCGTCATCCTGATCGTCAGGATCCTGACCGATCTCCTCGGTCTCGATACGCTGAAGTGGATGGTCGAACAGGTGCTGACATGGGGATTCCTCGCAATCATCATCATCTTCCAGCCGGAACTCCGGCGCGCGCTCGAACAGCTGGGACGCGGCCGTCTGTTTGCGCGCACGCAGATGCAGGAGGAAGAGGAACGCGACCGTCTGATCGATGCGTTCACCAAGTCGGTCAGCTACATGGCGAAACGCCGGATCGGAGCGCTGATCTCCGTTGAGAAGGAAACGGGTCTCAGTGAATATATCGAGACAGGCATATCGATGAACTCGGATATTTCATCCGAGCTGATCATCAATATCTTCATTCCGAACACGCCTTTGCATGATGGCGCTGTCATCGTGCAGAAAAACAAGATAGCTGCTGCTGCCTGTTACCTGCCGTTGTCCGAAAGCCCGTTCATTTCAAAAGAACTCGGGACACGGCACCGGGCGGCACTTGGGATCAGCGAAGTGACGGATGCCTTCACGATCGTCGTGTCGGAAGAGACGGGAGCCGTCAGCGTCACGATCGACGGGGA comes from Sporosarcina trichiuri and encodes:
- the cdaA gene encoding diadenylate cyclase CdaA, encoding MPDWGMITDMNAVEVLKSILDVLLVWFVVYKLITIIKGTKAVQLLKGIFVILIVRILTDLLGLDTLKWMVEQVLTWGFLAIIIIFQPELRRALEQLGRGRLFARTQMQEEEERDRLIDAFTKSVSYMAKRRIGALISVEKETGLSEYIETGISMNSDISSELIINIFIPNTPLHDGAVIVQKNKIAAAACYLPLSESPFISKELGTRHRAALGISEVTDAFTIVVSEETGAVSVTIDGEINRNVTMEEFERIVRLAWFGDTASALGVNSIWKWGKRKNG